A stretch of the Streptococcus himalayensis genome encodes the following:
- a CDS encoding metal ABC transporter ATP-binding protein, translated as MRYITVKDLSFYYDKEPVLEHINYFLDSGEFVTLTGENGAAKTTLIKASLGILQPRHGEVAISKTNAAGKKLRIAYLPQQIASFNAGFPSTVHEFVKSGRYPRKGWFRRLTAHDEEHIRVSLDAVGMWEHRDKRIGALSGGQKQRAVIARMFASDPDIFVLDEPTTGMDASSKDEFYNLMHHSAHQHGKAVLMITHDPEEVKKYADRNIHLVRNQDSPWRCFNVHENDGEGSHA; from the coding sequence ATGAGGTATATTACGGTCAAGGATTTGTCCTTTTACTATGATAAAGAACCTGTTCTTGAGCACATAAACTATTTTTTGGATAGTGGAGAGTTTGTGACCTTGACAGGTGAGAATGGTGCGGCTAAGACAACGCTGATCAAAGCCAGTCTTGGGATATTGCAGCCGAGGCATGGAGAGGTCGCGATTTCAAAGACCAATGCAGCTGGGAAAAAGTTGCGAATTGCCTATCTGCCTCAGCAGATTGCGAGCTTTAATGCAGGATTTCCAAGTACAGTCCATGAATTTGTGAAATCGGGTCGTTACCCGAGAAAGGGCTGGTTCCGTCGCTTGACGGCACATGATGAGGAGCATATCCGTGTTAGTTTAGATGCGGTCGGTATGTGGGAGCATAGGGATAAGCGGATTGGCGCCTTGTCTGGTGGGCAAAAGCAGCGGGCAGTGATTGCACGCATGTTTGCTTCTGATCCAGATATTTTTGTCCTAGATGAGCCGACGACAGGGATGGATGCTAGCAGCAAGGATGAGTTTTACAATCTCATGCACCACAGTGCCCATCAGCATGGCAAGGCTGTGTTGATGATTACCCATGATCCTGAGGAAGTCAAGAAATATGCGGATCGCAATATCCATCTGGTCCGCAATCAAGATTCGCCTTGGCGGTGCTTTAATGTCCATGAAAATGATGGGGAGGGAAGCCATGCTTGA
- a CDS encoding ATP-binding cassette domain-containing protein, with amino-acid sequence MSTLLTLQSLTKQYASQKAVNHISFSIQKGEICGLVGENGAGKTTLLRILSGLIAPTSGEIFSSQPYRIGALIESPALQPNLSAEGNLHYIALQLGLKNRQQIIEETLEIVGLQEVNPHKKAKDFSLGMRQRLAIAMAILDRPDFLILDEPINGLDPAGIRDMRNIILTLREQYNMTILISSHILSELELVVDRYIIMHKGKVLRQFSKTELQQELEEKLYLATTNLEATKILLQKQDISFQEENDYLILPKETEIMSLIAQLIHERIELKAIFNKKIAFESYYLQLIQEGESSNELS; translated from the coding sequence ATGTCCACACTTTTAACCTTACAATCCTTAACAAAACAGTATGCCTCTCAAAAGGCTGTCAACCACATTTCCTTCTCCATTCAAAAAGGGGAAATCTGTGGTCTTGTCGGAGAAAATGGAGCAGGAAAGACGACTCTTTTGCGAATCCTCTCTGGTCTAATCGCACCAACATCCGGTGAAATTTTTTCATCCCAACCCTATCGCATCGGTGCACTCATTGAATCACCTGCTCTGCAACCAAATCTCTCAGCGGAAGGAAATCTTCACTATATTGCCCTACAACTAGGATTAAAAAATAGACAGCAGATTATTGAAGAAACTCTTGAAATAGTTGGTCTCCAAGAGGTTAATCCACACAAGAAAGCTAAGGATTTTTCCCTTGGTATGCGGCAAAGACTAGCGATTGCTATGGCTATCTTGGATCGTCCAGATTTTCTCATTCTCGATGAACCGATCAACGGCTTAGACCCCGCAGGTATCCGAGATATGCGAAATATCATTCTTACTCTACGTGAACAGTACAACATGACTATTTTAATCTCTAGCCATATCTTATCAGAATTAGAATTAGTCGTAGATCGATATATTATCATGCATAAAGGGAAAGTCTTACGACAATTTTCAAAAACAGAACTCCAACAAGAACTAGAAGAAAAACTCTATCTAGCAACAACCAATCTTGAAGCAACTAAAATTCTTCTGCAAAAACAAGACATTTCATTCCAAGAGGAAAATGATTACCTCATTCTTCCAAAGGAAACAGAGATTATGTCCCTCATAGCACAGCTAATTCACGAACGCATTGAACTAAAAGCAATTTTCAATAAGAAAATCGCTTTTGAAAGCTACTATCTACAACTCATTCAAGAAGGAGAATCTAGCAATGAATTATCTTAA
- a CDS encoding Rgg/GadR/MutR family transcriptional regulator, whose amino-acid sequence MKEQYGKVFKIIRESKNMSLKEVAGDFVTPAQLSRFENGKSNLTVDTFFHCLNNMDVLQGEFSTFYNTYYQDEDVRTSKELYLAIESRNIEFFQRYIKDYEKRYGDYKRKSDRLMIAVFHVFMNRCDPSIIIPEEEKRVITDYLMSIDEWCRYELWILSNCARSLSTKTLEILGMEVIKRSQFYDNIEENARKTYGLLLNITGHLLDRKEERVASKFIKMLDSANMLETYMLERLQLKFCKAHLRYLQGVVGGLDEMKECKHIMEFLDCYELSIQISDTISQLTDM is encoded by the coding sequence ATGAAAGAACAGTATGGAAAAGTTTTTAAAATTATTCGAGAATCAAAGAATATGTCTTTAAAAGAGGTCGCTGGAGATTTTGTAACTCCTGCTCAGTTATCACGTTTTGAGAATGGAAAGAGCAATCTGACGGTTGATACATTTTTCCATTGTTTGAATAATATGGATGTTTTGCAGGGAGAGTTCTCAACTTTTTATAATACTTATTATCAAGATGAAGATGTGAGAACTTCTAAAGAACTATATTTAGCTATAGAATCCCGTAATATTGAATTTTTTCAAAGGTATATTAAAGATTATGAAAAAAGATATGGAGATTATAAGAGAAAGTCAGATAGACTGATGATTGCGGTTTTTCATGTTTTTATGAATAGATGTGACCCATCTATTATTATTCCTGAAGAAGAGAAGAGAGTGATTACAGATTATTTGATGTCTATTGATGAGTGGTGCAGATATGAGTTATGGATATTAAGTAATTGTGCTCGTTCTCTAAGTACAAAAACGTTAGAAATTTTAGGTATGGAAGTAATAAAACGCAGTCAGTTTTATGATAATATTGAGGAAAATGCGAGAAAAACGTATGGATTATTATTAAATATAACAGGTCATTTATTAGATAGAAAAGAAGAACGAGTCGCTTCTAAGTTTATTAAGATGTTAGATAGCGCGAATATGCTAGAAACATACATGTTAGAAAGGTTACAGTTAAAATTTTGTAAAGCACATTTACGTTATTTACAGGGAGTTGTAGGAGGTTTAGATGAGATGAAGGAGTGTAAGCATATAATGGAGTTTTTGGATTGTTATGAGCTATCTATTCAAATTTCTGATACAATCAGCCAACTTACAGATATGTAA
- the glf gene encoding UDP-galactopyranose mutase: MKYDYLVVGAGLFGAVFAHEAALAGKKVKVIEKRHHIAGNIFTKEEEGIHVHQYGAHIFHTSDKELWDYVNQFAEFNRYTNTPIANYKGEIYNLPFNMNTFHKLWGVVTPEEAQAKIDEQRAILGGKTPENLEEQAISLVGTDIYEKLIKDYTEKQWGKSCKDLPAFIIRRLPVRLTYDNNYFNDTYQGIPIGGYTQIVEKMLAHENIDVEVNVDFFANKEAYLAAFPKVVFTGMIDEFFDYELGELEYRSLHFETETLDMPNYQGNAVVNYTDSETPYTRIIEHKHFEFGTQDKTIITREYSKTWKRGDEPYYPVNNDRNNHLYKAYKELAEQQDKVIFGGRLGHYRYYDMHQVIAAALQCVRGELGVIRGIHSERG, encoded by the coding sequence ATGAAGTACGATTACTTAGTAGTAGGAGCTGGTCTTTTTGGTGCAGTATTTGCGCATGAAGCAGCTTTAGCAGGAAAAAAAGTAAAGGTGATTGAAAAGCGACATCATATTGCTGGAAATATCTTTACCAAGGAAGAAGAAGGTATCCACGTACATCAATATGGTGCGCATATCTTTCATACCTCTGATAAGGAGTTATGGGACTATGTCAATCAATTTGCGGAGTTTAATCGCTATACCAACACACCAATTGCTAACTATAAGGGAGAAATCTACAATCTTCCCTTCAATATGAATACCTTTCATAAACTTTGGGGAGTGGTGACGCCTGAAGAAGCACAAGCCAAGATTGATGAGCAACGTGCGATTCTAGGCGGAAAGACACCAGAAAACTTGGAAGAACAGGCAATTTCTTTAGTTGGTACAGATATTTATGAAAAGCTGATTAAGGATTATACAGAAAAGCAATGGGGTAAGTCTTGTAAGGATTTACCAGCCTTTATCATCCGTCGTTTGCCAGTACGCCTAACCTATGATAATAACTATTTTAACGATACTTATCAAGGAATTCCAATTGGCGGTTACACACAGATTGTTGAGAAAATGCTTGCTCATGAGAATATTGATGTGGAAGTAAATGTTGATTTCTTTGCCAATAAAGAAGCGTATCTAGCAGCGTTTCCCAAGGTTGTCTTTACAGGGATGATTGATGAATTCTTTGATTATGAGCTAGGGGAGTTGGAATATCGGAGTCTTCATTTTGAAACAGAGACGCTTGACATGCCAAACTACCAAGGCAATGCAGTGGTGAACTACACAGATAGCGAAACACCTTATACACGAATTATCGAGCATAAGCATTTTGAGTTTGGAACGCAGGATAAGACGATTATCACGAGAGAGTATTCTAAGACTTGGAAACGGGGGGATGAGCCTTACTATCCAGTGAATAACGATCGTAATAATCACTTGTATAAGGCTTATAAAGAGCTAGCTGAACAGCAAGATAAGGTCATCTTCGGTGGACGCTTGGGGCATTATCGCTATTATGATATGCATCAGGTGATTGCAGCAGCTTTGCAGTGCGTAAGAGGTGAGTTAGGAGTGATTAGAGGTATCCATAGCGAGCGCGGATAA
- a CDS encoding zinc-dependent MarR family transcriptional regulator produces MSSLAHEIDYFLSEIILKAENQHEILVGTCTSEVALTNTQEHILMLLSKESLTNRDLSKRLNVSQAAVTKAIKALVAEGMLETFKDKRDARVVYYRLTDLAQPIAAEHQHHHVHTLETYEKIVQHFSAEEQESIGRFLKMLVGEIGK; encoded by the coding sequence ATGTCTTCTTTGGCACATGAAATTGATTATTTTTTGAGTGAAATTATTTTAAAAGCGGAAAATCAACACGAAATTTTGGTAGGGACTTGCACGAGCGAGGTTGCCCTGACCAATACGCAGGAGCATATTTTGATGTTGCTCTCGAAAGAGTCTTTGACCAATCGGGATTTGTCGAAGAGATTGAATGTCAGTCAAGCAGCTGTGACCAAGGCGATTAAGGCCTTGGTGGCAGAAGGGATGCTGGAGACTTTTAAGGATAAGAGGGACGCGCGGGTGGTTTATTATCGATTGACCGACCTGGCGCAGCCTATTGCGGCTGAACATCAGCACCACCATGTCCATACCTTGGAGACCTATGAGAAGATTGTCCAGCATTTTTCAGCAGAGGAACAGGAAAGTATCGGGCGATTTTTAAAAATGCTAGTAGGAGAAATCGGAAAATGA
- a CDS encoding zinc ABC transporter substrate-binding protein AdcA yields MKKLRLVLLLFVGVLLVACSNQGAETGKLKVVTTFYPVYEFTKQVAGDEATVDLLIGAGTEPHDYEPSVKAVATIQDADVFVFENENMETWVPDVLENVTKGKVKVIKATGDMLLLPGLEEEEDHDHGEEGHHHDYDPHVWLSPSRAIQMVEHIRDSLSDNFPEKKASFEKNASAYIATLKDLDATYKAELAAAKQKTFVTQHAAFRYLALDYGLKQVSISGISPDSEPSAARLAELADYIKKNGIQYIYFEENASQAVASTLSKEAGVELEVLNPLESLTEKAMKAGDNYVSIMKENLKALKKTTDSAGKEIQPEEVEETKTVQKGYFEDSAVKDRDLSDYVGQWQSVYPYLLDGTLDQVFDYKAKLTGQMTAAEYKDYYDNGYKTDVSAIKITDKTMEFTTNGETKKYTYKYVGKKILTYKKGNRGVRYMFEATDENAGQFKYVQFSDHNIAPVKTEHFHIFFGGESQEKLFDELENWPTYYPEDLSGQEIAQEMLAH; encoded by the coding sequence GTGAAAAAATTACGATTGGTATTGCTTCTTTTTGTCGGAGTATTGTTAGTAGCTTGTAGCAATCAAGGAGCAGAAACAGGCAAGTTAAAGGTTGTGACAACCTTTTATCCTGTCTATGAGTTTACCAAGCAAGTAGCGGGTGACGAGGCAACAGTAGATTTGTTAATCGGTGCTGGAACAGAGCCGCATGATTATGAGCCTTCTGTCAAAGCAGTCGCAACAATTCAAGATGCGGATGTCTTTGTCTTTGAAAATGAAAATATGGAAACCTGGGTACCTGATGTTTTGGAAAATGTAACCAAGGGCAAGGTGAAGGTGATTAAGGCGACGGGAGATATGTTGCTGCTGCCAGGGCTTGAGGAAGAAGAGGACCACGACCATGGTGAGGAAGGTCATCATCATGACTATGATCCGCATGTTTGGCTTTCTCCAAGTCGTGCCATTCAGATGGTGGAGCATATTCGCGACAGTCTCAGTGATAATTTCCCAGAGAAAAAAGCAAGTTTTGAGAAAAATGCCTCAGCTTATATTGCGACCTTAAAAGACTTGGATGCGACATACAAGGCTGAACTTGCTGCTGCTAAACAAAAAACCTTTGTAACGCAGCATGCGGCTTTCCGTTACCTAGCCTTGGATTATGGCTTGAAACAAGTGTCTATTTCAGGCATTTCTCCAGATAGTGAGCCATCGGCCGCACGTTTGGCAGAATTGGCAGATTACATCAAGAAAAATGGTATTCAGTACATTTATTTCGAGGAAAATGCTTCGCAAGCAGTTGCATCTACCTTGTCTAAGGAGGCTGGAGTCGAGCTAGAAGTGCTCAATCCTTTGGAGAGCTTGACCGAAAAAGCTATGAAAGCTGGAGACAACTATGTGTCTATCATGAAGGAAAATCTAAAAGCTCTCAAGAAGACCACAGACAGTGCTGGTAAGGAAATTCAACCAGAAGAAGTCGAAGAGACTAAGACGGTTCAAAAAGGCTATTTTGAAGACAGTGCGGTCAAGGATCGTGACCTATCTGACTATGTGGGTCAATGGCAGTCTGTTTACCCTTATCTGCTTGATGGTACTTTGGATCAGGTCTTTGATTACAAGGCAAAATTGACAGGCCAGATGACAGCAGCTGAGTACAAGGATTACTATGACAACGGGTATAAGACAGATGTATCTGCTATAAAAATCACTGACAAGACCATGGAATTCACCACAAATGGGGAAACTAAAAAATACACCTACAAGTATGTAGGGAAGAAGATTTTGACCTATAAGAAGGGCAATCGCGGGGTTCGCTACATGTTTGAAGCAACAGATGAAAACGCTGGGCAGTTTAAATATGTGCAGTTCAGTGACCATAACATTGCTCCAGTGAAGACCGAGCATTTCCACATCTTCTTTGGTGGAGAAAGTCAAGAAAAACTCTTTGATGAGTTGGAAAATTGGCCAACCTACTATCCAGAAGATTTGTCGGGTCAAGAAATTGCCCAAGAGATGTTGGCACATTAA
- a CDS encoding metal ABC transporter permease: MLDLLRYDFMQRAFLAVIAMSLFSPVLGTFLILRRQSLMSDTLSHVSLSGVAFGLVLGISPTISTVVIVIIAAVFLEYLRTIYKDFMEIGTAILMSTGLAVSLIVMSRGGSTSSMSLDQYLFGSIVTISSEQVYSLFIIAAIVLVLTFLFIRPMYILTFDEDTAFVDGLPVRAMSILFNMVTGVAIALMIPAAGALLVSTIMVLPASIALRIGKNFRSVIILASVIGFLGMVAGLYSSYYAETPASASITLIFVGVFLLVSLFKKFVK; this comes from the coding sequence ATGCTTGATTTACTACGGTATGATTTTATGCAGCGGGCCTTTTTGGCGGTGATTGCCATGAGCTTGTTTTCACCAGTCTTGGGAACCTTTCTCATTTTACGCAGGCAGAGTTTGATGAGCGATACGCTCAGCCACGTTTCCTTGTCAGGGGTAGCTTTTGGCTTGGTCTTGGGGATTTCACCGACAATTTCAACAGTGGTCATTGTCATCATTGCAGCGGTATTTTTGGAGTATCTACGTACGATTTACAAGGATTTCATGGAAATTGGAACTGCTATCCTCATGTCTACGGGGCTTGCGGTGTCCTTGATTGTCATGAGTCGTGGAGGCAGTACGAGTTCCATGAGCTTGGATCAGTATTTGTTTGGCTCTATCGTGACCATTAGCAGCGAGCAGGTCTACTCCCTTTTCATCATTGCAGCGATTGTTCTGGTTTTGACCTTTTTGTTCATTCGTCCCATGTATATTTTGACATTTGATGAGGATACGGCTTTTGTCGATGGGTTGCCCGTGCGGGCTATGTCCATTCTCTTTAACATGGTGACAGGGGTGGCGATTGCCTTGATGATTCCAGCTGCAGGGGCGCTCTTGGTATCGACCATCATGGTCTTGCCGGCGAGCATTGCCTTGAGAATTGGCAAGAATTTTCGTTCGGTGATTATACTGGCTAGCGTCATTGGATTTCTAGGGATGGTGGCAGGTCTGTATAGCTCTTACTATGCTGAAACGCCAGCTAGTGCCAGTATTACGCTCATCTTTGTTGGAGTTTTTCTCCTGGTGAGTTTATTTAAAAAATTTGTAAAATAA
- a CDS encoding glycosyltransferase family 2 protein, translated as MEHLYTLTIVIPAYNMERYIARAIESLLAIDGRYWADFEILVINDGSTDLTAEMTEACMEEFSGAPIRLISKENGGHGSAINCGIAEAKGAYFKVLDGDDWVDRLAFEALLDALRDIEVDMVVTDFTRRIPAYGQSIHEQPVDSSLARIVQSVLPTKRLPMHSLTYKTALLQEHQFRLTEGMYYVDVEYSLFPMQYVTSWLYLSLNVYQYLFGREGQSVTLVSLVKNAAHHLQVLENVFEFRQNLSDSPLKAMTDDTIASMLEVQEMINPHSEQKTELSKQTRYLREIYNF; from the coding sequence ATGGAACATCTATATACACTAACAATAGTCATTCCAGCTTATAATATGGAACGCTATATTGCCCGAGCTATTGAATCGTTACTGGCGATTGATGGGCGGTATTGGGCAGATTTTGAGATTTTGGTGATCAATGATGGTAGTACTGACCTTACGGCAGAGATGACCGAAGCCTGCATGGAGGAGTTTTCTGGGGCTCCTATTCGCTTGATTTCTAAAGAAAATGGTGGTCATGGGTCTGCTATCAATTGTGGGATTGCTGAGGCTAAAGGCGCTTATTTCAAGGTCTTAGATGGCGATGATTGGGTGGATAGACTTGCCTTTGAGGCTTTATTGGACGCTTTGCGAGATATTGAGGTCGATATGGTTGTGACGGATTTTACGAGACGGATACCTGCTTATGGGCAATCCATCCACGAGCAGCCTGTGGATAGCTCCTTGGCAAGGATTGTGCAGTCTGTTCTGCCGACTAAGCGCCTCCCCATGCATAGTTTGACCTATAAGACTGCGCTGTTGCAGGAACATCAATTTCGTCTGACAGAAGGGATGTACTATGTGGATGTGGAATATAGCCTATTTCCCATGCAGTATGTCACATCTTGGCTCTATCTTTCCTTAAATGTTTACCAGTATTTATTTGGCCGAGAAGGTCAAAGTGTGACTCTAGTTTCCTTGGTGAAAAATGCTGCTCATCACTTGCAGGTGTTGGAAAACGTATTTGAATTTCGGCAGAATTTATCAGACTCACCGCTTAAAGCTATGACAGATGATACGATTGCTTCCATGCTTGAGGTTCAAGAGATGATTAATCCTCATTCTGAACAGAAAACGGAGTTGTCTAAGCAGACACGCTACTTACGTGAGATATACAACTTTTAG
- a CDS encoding glycosyltransferase family 8 protein — MNIVMAADYRMHEQVEVTMKSVLQYHQGVQFFLLNKDYPTEWFERLNNHMRHLDSVIHNKEIRSQEYEQFRTYHYVTEATFYRYHIPELVDEEKVLYLDADIIVTGDLQSFYDLDMTNYGMAAVADPIVAFDRHKTEFNAGVMLVNNKKWREKMVLKEALKMHRDSSLELRDADQSVLNILFRNDWLAVDETYNYQIAATRPDMRQEKDMIRGRILHYTTAAKPFSNKAIGIKHGLKLWLKRKISFREYLRNTYTVPFADEWYQVQRLSWEEIEETYGK; from the coding sequence ATGAATATTGTGATGGCTGCCGATTATCGCATGCATGAGCAGGTCGAAGTAACGATGAAGTCTGTCTTACAGTATCATCAAGGAGTACAGTTTTTCTTGTTGAATAAGGACTATCCGACAGAATGGTTTGAGCGTTTAAATAATCATATGAGACACTTAGATAGTGTGATTCATAATAAAGAGATTCGCTCTCAAGAGTATGAGCAATTTCGTACCTATCATTATGTTACAGAAGCTACTTTTTATCGCTATCATATCCCAGAATTGGTGGATGAAGAGAAGGTCTTGTATCTTGATGCAGATATTATAGTTACTGGAGACTTGCAATCATTCTATGATTTAGACATGACAAATTATGGCATGGCTGCAGTGGCAGATCCAATTGTCGCATTTGACCGCCACAAAACTGAATTTAATGCAGGAGTTATGCTTGTTAATAATAAAAAGTGGCGCGAAAAAATGGTTTTGAAAGAAGCCTTAAAGATGCATCGCGATTCTTCGCTGGAGTTACGAGATGCAGACCAAAGTGTTCTAAATATTTTATTTAGAAATGACTGGCTAGCAGTGGACGAAACTTACAACTATCAAATTGCTGCGACTAGACCAGATATGAGACAAGAAAAAGATATGATACGTGGGCGGATCCTTCACTATACAACAGCTGCTAAACCATTTTCTAATAAAGCCATAGGAATAAAACATGGATTAAAATTATGGCTAAAAAGAAAGATATCTTTTCGAGAGTATTTACGAAATACTTATACCGTTCCTTTTGCTGACGAATGGTATCAGGTACAGCGATTAAGTTGGGAAGAAATTGAAGAAACGTATGGCAAGTAA
- a CDS encoding lipopolysaccharide biosynthesis protein, which translates to MASKTRTQKAIYNSLFTLWLFPLGFLLQFINRNLFIHFLGIYYLGLNGVFSSILGVLSLAELGVGASIIFALYKPVAKQDHSKIAAYMQLYQKIYRFIALVIFALGLVILPFLKTILQVESLSQEVIAIYLLFLANSVIGYLLFAYKRSLLIVHQETYIISGIEFIILLFTMIIQWGMMALTHHYILILCITILSKILSNVVIAYIVTKRYPMKDVVATPLTQEEKQSLKKNVLGNLAANISFVIVFSTDNILMSSFISVAAVGLYSNYTMITKAFDSLLSQLMSSQNASVGNLIHTSSSEKIYDVFKRYNFLNFALSFIGSLLIFVLINPFITLWIGKDYLLSSQIVLLLSMYVFMQTYRYSGFIFYSAYGLYWESRYKPIVEAVLNLVFSLLFLVVFKWGVSGILVGTICSTLLTNTWFEPYIIFKYGLKRTMKEYIWINIQQWLVYFVTLFGLYFMAPQRWFASSFLGWFQLAIVAGSSLTVLLLVVFHKNKTLRWWVDFVRTRLIKKRLS; encoded by the coding sequence ATGGCAAGTAAAACTAGAACTCAAAAGGCAATATATAACTCCTTGTTTACTTTGTGGCTATTTCCGCTTGGTTTTTTGTTGCAATTTATCAATAGAAATCTCTTCATTCATTTTTTGGGAATCTATTATTTAGGTTTAAATGGGGTCTTTTCAAGTATTTTGGGAGTGCTTTCTCTGGCAGAGCTAGGCGTAGGGGCTTCCATTATCTTTGCCTTATATAAACCTGTTGCTAAACAAGATCACAGCAAGATAGCAGCCTATATGCAGCTTTATCAAAAAATTTATCGTTTTATTGCCTTGGTAATCTTTGCCTTAGGATTGGTCATCTTACCTTTTCTTAAAACGATTTTACAAGTAGAGAGTCTATCTCAAGAAGTCATTGCGATTTATCTGCTATTTTTAGCTAATTCGGTAATCGGTTATCTTTTATTTGCTTATAAGCGAAGTCTGTTAATTGTTCATCAAGAAACGTATATCATTTCAGGGATTGAATTTATCATTTTACTTTTTACAATGATCATACAGTGGGGAATGATGGCACTCACTCATCATTATATTTTGATTTTATGTATCACAATTCTGTCGAAAATTCTCTCAAACGTTGTCATTGCCTATATCGTGACAAAGCGTTACCCAATGAAGGACGTTGTTGCTACGCCTTTGACTCAAGAGGAAAAACAGAGTTTAAAGAAGAATGTTTTGGGGAATTTAGCTGCCAATATTTCGTTTGTTATTGTATTTAGTACGGATAATATTTTGATGTCCTCGTTTATTAGTGTAGCAGCAGTGGGACTCTATTCGAATTATACAATGATTACAAAGGCTTTTGATTCGTTACTTTCGCAATTAATGAGTTCTCAAAATGCTTCAGTAGGAAACTTAATCCATACGTCATCGTCAGAAAAGATTTATGATGTCTTTAAGCGTTACAATTTTTTGAATTTTGCTCTCTCTTTTATAGGCTCTTTGTTGATCTTTGTGTTGATCAATCCTTTTATCACATTATGGATTGGAAAAGACTATTTACTGTCTTCTCAAATTGTGTTGTTGTTAAGTATGTATGTCTTTATGCAAACTTATCGTTATTCAGGATTTATATTTTATAGTGCTTATGGTTTATATTGGGAGTCTCGCTATAAACCGATTGTTGAAGCAGTGTTAAACCTAGTTTTCTCTTTGCTATTTCTAGTGGTTTTTAAATGGGGCGTAAGTGGAATTTTAGTTGGAACGATTTGCTCAACTTTGTTAACCAATACCTGGTTTGAACCCTATATTATTTTCAAATATGGTTTAAAACGGACGATGAAGGAGTATATTTGGATCAATATTCAGCAATGGCTGGTTTATTTTGTGACGCTGTTCGGACTTTATTTCATGGCTCCGCAGCGCTGGTTTGCTTCTAGCTTCCTAGGCTGGTTCCAATTAGCGATTGTAGCAGGAAGCTCTTTGACTGTATTGCTACTAGTGGTGTTTCACAAGAATAAAACCCTAAGATGGTGGGTTGATTTTGTCCGAACACGACTGATTAAAAAACGTTTGTCATAG
- a CDS encoding ABC transporter permease: MNYLKADLYRILKERKLILSLSILFALSLLSAFLLSSSPSKEDSYNLIQLLTQFLPLFFLAPTNLLFGEDFHHRTINNLIVKKQKRNAIFLYKILTNLVINLLYILFSYSLATLVRMFLGGQVELATIWLIFIHQVPLYICIILLSSTLFIAFNKINQAYLSFILIALLFDNVLDLITNNLLHISIPNDIFLFRALQNMDTNWTASTIIACFFTIIYLASSFYLFKKKELK, translated from the coding sequence ATGAATTATCTTAAAGCAGACCTTTATCGTATCCTAAAAGAAAGAAAACTGATTTTATCCCTTTCAATCCTATTTGCCTTATCACTACTATCTGCCTTTTTACTCAGCAGTAGCCCTTCAAAGGAGGATTCCTACAACCTAATTCAGCTATTGACACAGTTTCTTCCACTCTTTTTTCTTGCTCCTACAAATCTCCTATTTGGAGAAGATTTCCATCACCGAACAATTAATAATCTCATTGTCAAAAAACAAAAACGAAATGCTATTTTTCTCTACAAAATTCTCACAAATCTTGTTATCAACCTACTATACATCCTATTCTCTTACAGTCTGGCAACACTCGTTCGTATGTTTTTAGGAGGTCAAGTTGAACTGGCAACTATTTGGTTAATTTTTATCCACCAAGTCCCTCTTTACATCTGCATTATCCTGCTTTCTTCCACTCTCTTTATCGCCTTTAACAAAATCAATCAGGCCTATCTTTCCTTTATTCTCATTGCCCTTCTTTTCGATAATGTCCTAGATCTCATTACAAATAATCTTCTTCATATTTCTATTCCCAATGACATTTTCTTATTTCGCGCTTTACAAAATATGGATACAAATTGGACTGCTAGCACAATCATCGCTTGCTTTTTTACGATTATCTACCTAGCAAGTAGCTTCTACTTATTCAAAAAGAAAGAATTGAAATAA